TTTTTCTGCAAGTTTATAAAGCTTTAAAAATAGATCTTTATCTGCAAATGCACCTACACTCATTATTATGACATCTTTGCCATTGTTAAGTGATTTTATAACTGTATCTTCAACTGCAGTTACTGAAGCACATTCTACAATTAAATCTAAATCTTTTGAAACCAGTTCATCGAGAGATCTGCAAAAATCAGCTCCTGTTTCCATCGCGAGTTTTTCTGCTTTTTCCAAGTTTCCATCGTAAAAAGCCAGAACTTCTGCCTTGTTAAGTCTATCTGACATTAAAGCTTTAGTGATTAGTGAAGCAATTGCTCCACAACCTACCACACCTACTTTCAACATTATAATCTCGACTTGGTTAATTAATTAAAATCTGCCTGTAATTGGGGGCTTTATCAAAATAATATTTCCTATAGCTGAAATTAAATTAAATGGCAATACTACTTTTTTCGTAGGATCATCGATATTTTCGCTTAAACATCCGCTTGAAACATCTGTAATAACAATACCGCTTATTGCAGCCTTATCAGTATCAACCATGGCGTCGTAAACTTTACCAACATATATAGCATCTGTAGTGTATATTTTTTTGTTCAACAAGTCACTAATTTTAATTGCCATATTACTCCTCCCGTTAAATTCTTTCAATAATATGAAAAAGGTAATATAAAATCTTTGTTAATCGTTAATATTTTTAATATACTTCATTTATATGTTTTATTAATTATTTTTTGAGGTGCGACCATGTTACTCGAATATATCAAATTTTATTTCGAAAAAGATGGAGATATTTGGGAAAAAATAGTTCAAAATAGAAATTCTGTTGAAACATTGGAAATTATTCGCGATGCAGTTATGATTGACGGGTACAAACTCATTAAATGGGAAGAATGGGTTTCTGAAGAACATTATTAAATTCATACATAAATTACAATTATTTTGGATAATTTTTGATTACTAATTCAGTTATTTTTCGCCTTCCGTTAACCCGTGAATTTATTATTCTTCCAGCAGAAACTTTATCGATTTTAAATCCTGCATAATGTTCTTCAAAAAAGCGGTCTTTTGGATCCGTGTTTGTTGGATCGGAATTGCTGAGCATTAAATACGCGCCCATTTCATCCAAATATTTGAACCAGTTGCTGAGTTCGATCTGATCATTTTCAAGAAAGTCTTCTTTGGAATATGATGTAAAACTAACACTTTCTGGAAGTGGCCTGTAAGGTGGGTCAATATATAAAAAAGTGTTTTCATCAATGTCAACATACTTTTCGACATTCCTGTAATCTTCACACATTATTATTACATTTTTTAAAGCTTTGTTTACTGCCCTCAATTTTGGTTCATCAAATATTCTTGGGCGAATATATCTCCCAAATGGAACATTAAACATTCCTTTCTTATTTAGCCTATAAAGTCCATTAAAACAAGTTTTATTTAAAAAAATAAATTTTGCAACGTTTCCGACCAGGTCTGCAGGCTCATTTTTATCAATTTTTAATTTTTCGATGTTATATTCTTTCCTTATTCGATAATATTCTACTTTTTGAGATTCAAAATTCATTTTGTTAAAATTTTCTTCAATGGGTTTTAAAATAGAAATCAATTCTTCGATATTATTTTGAACTACTTTGTAGGAAAGCATTAATTCGTGGTTTATATCATTCAGAACTACTTTTTTGAATTTATATCTACTTTGGAGGCCGAAAAAAACTGCACCTCCGCCCAAAAATGGCTCCACGTATTTTTTAATTTTTCCAGTTCGTAATTCTTCGGGATAATGATCTTCAAACTGGTTTAAAAGCCGTCTTTTACCACCGGCCCATTTTAAAAAAGGTTTTGCTTCGTTACTCATAAAATCATCAGCAGGCACTCATAAAAAATATAAATTTGGAAATATTTATTAGCAATGGATCATTATATCGGATCATTTCGTTAAATATGATCAGTTAGATCTACATTTGATATATTAATCCCATTATTAAAGTATTCGTAATTTAGTATAAGTACCATGTGATCAATTAATCCTTTTTTTTCTGCAGTTAATATTTTTTTTAGATCGCTTCGTATTCTTTCATTTTCGACGTCTTGAAGTAATTTTTCAGCCATATTGATAAAATCAATGCCAGATAAAGTCTTTTTTAAAGTCTCTGGAATAATTTCCGATATGTAATTATAATTTTTACTTTCAAGATACTCCATATTTCTAAGTATTATCTCATTTTCCCCAATACTTCCAGTATATCTTATCATTTATGTCCCCCCACATCTAACATTTATCTAAGTTAAAATTTATAAAAAGAACTATATATGTTTTATTAAGTAATATACCCTTCAAAACACATTACTCGAACATAAATTCAATTTACAATGTGAAAAGGCAAGTTATGGAGCAGGTTCGAAAATTAAAAAGTGAAAATATTAATAAACTCATGTTTTGGTACGTTATTCCTTCAATCGCAGGTACCGTCATTATTGGAATTTACAGCATAATTGACGGGATATTTATTGGAAGAACCGTCGGAGCTGAAGGCCTTGCAGGAGTAACGTTGGCATTTCCAGTTTTAATTGCAATTGGATCCATTGGAATTATGATTGGAGCTGGAGCTTCTGCGATAATTTCGATAAATCTTGGAAAAAAAGATTATGAAATGGCTTCCCACATTTTAAAAACTGCATTCTGCTATATCATATTAATAAGCTTCATAATTACATTTTTAGGACTATTATTTATTGATCCAATTATTTCGAGTCTGAACCTTGCGAAAAATTTAGAAAACTACGTTTTGCAATATTCAAAAATAATAATCATCGGTGCAATTGCACAAATTTTTGCAATATCTCTTGACCCATTACTTCGAAACGATGGATTTCCAAAAAAATCTATGGTAATATTGACTTTAATGT
This Methanococcus maripaludis C5 DNA region includes the following protein-coding sequences:
- a CDS encoding PRC-barrel domain-containing protein — encoded protein: MAIKISDLLNKKIYTTDAIYVGKVYDAMVDTDKAAISGIVITDVSSGCLSENIDDPTKKVVLPFNLISAIGNIILIKPPITGRF
- a CDS encoding DNA adenine methylase, whose protein sequence is MSNEAKPFLKWAGGKRRLLNQFEDHYPEELRTGKIKKYVEPFLGGGAVFFGLQSRYKFKKVVLNDINHELMLSYKVVQNNIEELISILKPIEENFNKMNFESQKVEYYRIRKEYNIEKLKIDKNEPADLVGNVAKFIFLNKTCFNGLYRLNKKGMFNVPFGRYIRPRIFDEPKLRAVNKALKNVIIMCEDYRNVEKYVDIDENTFLYIDPPYRPLPESVSFTSYSKEDFLENDQIELSNWFKYLDEMGAYLMLSNSDPTNTDPKDRFFEEHYAGFKIDKVSAGRIINSRVNGRRKITELVIKNYPK